In one window of Cellulophaga sp. HaHa_2_95 DNA:
- a CDS encoding deoxyribodipyrimidine photo-lyase: MSKKISIFWFRRDLRLEDNIGLYHALQSDYPVLPIFIFDKDILENLPKDDARVSFIFNQLESMRNTLQEAVESSLALYHGTSQEIFKSLLDDYEVQAVYTNHDYEPYATERDTKIQDYLKDNDIEFHSYKDQVIFEKGDVLKDDGDPYVVYTPYKNKWKSIFDSKKDLKTYNTKKYFENFIAHSRLPNLSLADMGFETSKIKVPNYTASAKVIQNYEDTRNYPAIENGTSRLGPHLRFGTVSIREITKRAISEKNEVFWSELIWREFFMQILWHFPHTTKNAFRAKYDRIEWRNNEAEFEKWKKGETGYALVDAGMRELNTTGYMHNRVRMLVASFLCKHLLIDWRWGEAYFAEKLLDFDLSANVGNWQWAAGSGVDAAPYFRIFNPMTQIDKFDKQKEYINKWVTDLQELTYPDKMVDHKMARERCLRTYKEALS, translated from the coding sequence ATGAGTAAGAAAATTTCAATATTTTGGTTTAGAAGAGACCTACGATTAGAAGACAATATTGGTTTATACCATGCCCTTCAAAGCGATTACCCTGTACTTCCTATTTTTATTTTTGATAAAGACATTCTTGAAAATTTGCCTAAAGATGACGCTCGTGTGAGTTTTATTTTTAATCAATTAGAAAGTATGAGAAATACACTCCAAGAAGCGGTGGAAAGTTCTTTGGCTCTCTATCATGGAACGTCACAAGAAATTTTTAAAAGTTTGCTGGACGATTATGAAGTACAAGCTGTCTATACCAATCATGATTACGAGCCATATGCCACAGAAAGAGACACAAAAATTCAAGACTATTTAAAAGATAATGATATTGAATTTCATTCCTATAAAGATCAAGTAATTTTTGAAAAGGGCGATGTTTTAAAAGACGATGGAGATCCTTATGTGGTCTATACGCCCTACAAAAACAAATGGAAGTCTATTTTTGATTCGAAAAAAGATTTAAAAACCTATAACACGAAAAAATATTTTGAAAATTTCATTGCCCATAGCAGGCTCCCGAATTTGAGTTTAGCGGATATGGGATTTGAAACCTCAAAAATAAAAGTCCCCAACTATACCGCTAGTGCTAAGGTGATTCAAAACTATGAGGATACCCGCAACTACCCTGCTATTGAAAATGGCACGTCGCGCTTAGGACCACATTTGCGCTTTGGTACCGTTTCTATTCGGGAAATAACCAAACGCGCTATCTCTGAGAAAAATGAAGTGTTTTGGAGTGAGCTTATTTGGCGCGAGTTTTTTATGCAAATATTGTGGCATTTTCCACACACTACAAAAAACGCCTTTAGGGCTAAGTATGATCGCATCGAATGGCGCAATAATGAGGCTGAATTCGAAAAATGGAAAAAAGGAGAAACGGGCTATGCGCTAGTAGATGCAGGTATGCGCGAGCTTAATACCACAGGGTATATGCACAACAGAGTGCGTATGTTGGTCGCTAGTTTTTTATGCAAACACTTATTAATAGATTGGCGTTGGGGAGAAGCTTATTTTGCAGAAAAACTTTTAGATTTTGATTTGAGTGCCAATGTGGGTAATTGGCAATGGGCGGCAGGTAGCGGTGTTGATGCTGCTCCGTACTTCCGAATTTTTAATCCCATGACGCAGATCGATAAATTTGATAAGCAAAAAGAATACATTAATAAATGGGTAACAGATTTACAGGAGCTTACTTATCCAGATAAAATGGTAGATCATAAAATGGCCAGAGAACGTTGTTTAAGAACATATAAGGAAGCACTATCTTAA
- a CDS encoding hydrolase, which produces MDKIPSFGSRLRRNIVTVPEIIEQCSGISVFGQVLKSFLFSTDVAIIRNTNANAIIAVYPFTPQPVISNALILAADKPIFCGVGGGLTTGIRSLELAIHAEFQGAMGVVLNKPTPNSLIAELKEKIDIPVTITIVSDKDDIRGRIKAGVDIFNVSGASKTTDIIKRIKDINPDVAILATGGKSEETILEAIEAGANAISYTPPSTGELFKEIMTRYRDE; this is translated from the coding sequence ATGGATAAAATCCCATCATTTGGTAGTCGTTTACGAAGAAATATAGTAACCGTACCTGAAATTATTGAGCAGTGCTCAGGCATTAGTGTATTTGGTCAAGTATTGAAATCGTTTTTATTTAGTACAGACGTGGCAATTATCAGGAATACCAACGCAAATGCTATCATAGCGGTGTACCCATTTACCCCACAACCTGTAATCTCTAATGCATTGATTTTAGCCGCAGATAAACCCATATTTTGTGGGGTTGGTGGCGGACTCACCACAGGGATTCGCTCCTTGGAATTGGCCATACACGCAGAATTTCAGGGTGCAATGGGAGTAGTACTTAACAAGCCTACTCCTAATAGTTTAATTGCAGAGTTAAAAGAGAAAATAGATATTCCTGTGACCATAACTATTGTATCGGACAAAGATGATATCCGTGGAAGAATAAAAGCTGGAGTAGATATTTTTAACGTTTCTGGAGCTAGCAAGACTACAGATATCATTAAGAGAATAAAAGATATTAATCCAGATGTTGCTATTTTAGCTACCGGAGGAAAGTCAGAAGAGACCATCCTCGAAGCTATAGAAGCAGGTGCGAATGCTATATCTTACACCCCGCCTTCTACAGGAGAATTATTTAAAGAAATTATGACCCGATATAGAGACGAATAA
- a CDS encoding GNAT family N-acetyltransferase, with product MIEIKEITAEETYPLRHEVMYPNHPFEYIKLPKDQEGKHFAVVHEGKNVTVVSLFFEDSIAQFRKLATLESEQGKGHASKLLDFIIAYAKTKNAKKLWCNARANKTRYYKKFGLKETQKTYTEAGIDFIILEMDLI from the coding sequence ATGATTGAAATAAAAGAAATTACCGCAGAAGAAACATATCCACTTCGGCATGAGGTCATGTACCCTAATCATCCTTTTGAGTATATAAAATTACCAAAAGACCAAGAAGGAAAGCACTTTGCTGTAGTGCATGAAGGAAAAAACGTGACGGTAGTTTCGTTATTTTTTGAAGATAGTATAGCCCAATTTCGTAAACTGGCTACCCTAGAATCTGAGCAAGGTAAAGGGCATGCTTCTAAGCTTCTAGATTTTATTATCGCCTATGCTAAGACAAAAAATGCTAAAAAACTGTGGTGTAATGCAAGGGCTAATAAGACCCGTTATTACAAAAAATTTGGGTTGAAAGAAACCCAGAAAACCTATACCGAAGCAGGCATTGATTTTATTATTTTAGAAATGGACTTAATTTAA
- a CDS encoding calcineurin-like phosphoesterase C-terminal domain-containing protein: MKKRLIPLFFLLVVYSFGQRISGTVFLDENKNGTLNRTEKGLPNILISNGKDIVVSDSNGAYTINAIPGNLVFVIKPSGYISELNELNIVQSYFHPLKKNIKDYDFALYAHTESKKTKVALLGDVQVDVIDDVHHVGKLVTEELVYNRPDFIMPLGDLSFDNFEIFDPLAAVLGLVGCPVFYVIGNHDLNFEATTLSERDASFEAKFGPSYYAFEYGDNLFLVLNNIRPLPEGKYKAQIDSDQLEFIKNLIALKKDKYKAINIAMHIPFNEVNNKDALLKLLRPFDDVFITAGHTHTQYHNYYKRALQKTAIHELVCGAVCGSWWQGSHDLRGIPFSIMHDGTPKGYWFMNVDGDKRELQYKVSGAPATKQINIWVPEVNEWDKSLNELNEPFVYANVFAADENTEVEINFGDNQWLPMDKYEGVAPELKRLYKLQVLGRYKGQPISAFPETVKNSKHLWRMAIPENMKEGAHLIQVRATNSNLLLNVWESSVLWR, from the coding sequence ATGAAAAAACGATTAATACCATTATTTTTTCTTTTAGTTGTGTATTCTTTCGGTCAGAGAATAAGTGGAACTGTTTTTTTAGATGAGAATAAGAATGGAACTTTGAATAGAACTGAAAAAGGACTTCCCAATATTTTGATAAGTAACGGAAAAGATATTGTCGTTTCTGATTCTAATGGAGCGTATACTATTAACGCTATTCCAGGTAATTTAGTGTTTGTAATAAAACCGTCAGGCTATATTTCAGAACTAAATGAATTGAATATTGTACAGTCGTATTTTCATCCTTTAAAAAAGAACATTAAGGATTATGACTTTGCATTATATGCGCATACAGAGAGTAAAAAAACCAAAGTTGCACTTTTAGGAGATGTACAAGTCGATGTTATAGATGATGTGCATCATGTTGGAAAATTGGTAACAGAAGAATTGGTTTATAATAGACCAGATTTTATAATGCCGTTAGGAGATTTATCTTTTGATAACTTTGAAATATTTGATCCACTAGCGGCTGTTTTGGGTTTAGTTGGTTGTCCTGTTTTTTATGTAATTGGCAACCACGATTTGAATTTTGAAGCCACAACTTTGAGTGAGAGAGATGCTAGTTTTGAAGCTAAATTTGGTCCTTCATATTATGCTTTTGAATATGGAGATAATTTATTTTTGGTTTTAAATAATATCAGACCTTTACCTGAAGGGAAGTACAAAGCACAAATCGATAGTGATCAATTAGAATTTATAAAAAACCTTATAGCCCTAAAGAAAGATAAGTACAAAGCAATCAATATTGCTATGCATATTCCTTTTAATGAAGTTAATAATAAGGATGCTTTACTAAAGCTACTGCGTCCTTTTGATGATGTTTTTATTACTGCAGGTCATACACATACCCAATATCATAATTATTATAAGAGAGCATTACAGAAAACTGCAATACATGAATTGGTTTGTGGAGCAGTTTGTGGTTCGTGGTGGCAAGGTTCACATGATTTGAGAGGTATCCCATTTTCTATTATGCATGATGGTACGCCTAAAGGGTATTGGTTTATGAATGTGGATGGAGATAAACGTGAACTTCAATATAAAGTTTCAGGAGCACCCGCAACCAAGCAAATAAATATATGGGTGCCTGAAGTTAATGAGTGGGATAAATCATTAAATGAATTGAACGAGCCTTTTGTTTATGCCAATGTTTTTGCGGCAGATGAAAATACTGAAGTAGAAATTAATTTTGGGGATAACCAATGGTTGCCAATGGATAAATATGAAGGAGTTGCACCAGAATTAAAACGATTGTACAAACTCCAAGTTTTAGGCCGTTATAAAGGGCAGCCTATAAGTGCATTTCCAGAGACAGTTAAAAATAGTAAACATTTGTGGCGTATGGCTATACCAGAAAACATGAAGGAAGGTGCTCATTTAATACAAGTAAGAGCAACAAATTCTAATTTGCTCTTAAATGTATGGGAGAGCAGCGTACTATGGAGGTAA
- a CDS encoding alkaline phosphatase, with translation MFLLKKIVWVVVFFIIIASYGQEKNTALIHSHNDYLQSVPFWTAFSNGLNSIEVDVYLNDKSLNVAHTEAEIDAERTLEKLYLEPLNTAIENKIGTVQQLILMIDVKSDAITTLNAIIESLKKYPKIIEHPEIKIVVSGNRPDAENYRNYPEFIFFDHQKITHNLSDENWERVAMVSTSFKQYSHWNGKGRLTHEDLENVTRVVAQAKSLGKTFRFWATPDSKTAWRTFVDLGVDVINTDAIYECSKYVRSLDSRIHKATIFSEVYSPNFKSDNRDKPVKNIILMIGDGTGLSQISAAVLANKGELTLTQLKSMGFVKTQAADDFTTDSAAGATAMATGIKTNNRAIGTDSKGEPIPNIIEILSKKGYKTGIITTDEITGATPSSFYAHQIDRSETLAIAKDLISSPLNFFAGGGKSTFHTLPIASIFSIINQLNELSNQKVAKVGFFLSENGVPSMSNGRGNLLAETTKQGISFLSKDDAPFFLLVEGAQIDSFGHYNDIGGLISEAIDFDTAITEAIKFADRDGETLVVITADHETSGLSLLDGDMNTNKIEADFASHDHTGVMVPIFAYGPGSGKFQGVYENSALFTKILNAINK, from the coding sequence ATGTTTTTATTAAAAAAAATCGTTTGGGTCGTTGTTTTCTTTATAATAATAGCTTCTTACGGACAAGAAAAAAATACTGCCTTAATTCATTCTCATAATGATTATTTGCAAAGCGTACCTTTTTGGACAGCCTTTTCAAATGGATTAAATAGTATAGAGGTTGATGTTTATTTAAACGATAAATCGTTAAACGTAGCACACACAGAAGCAGAAATAGATGCTGAACGTACGCTGGAAAAATTATATTTAGAACCCTTAAATACGGCTATTGAAAATAAAATTGGTACAGTACAGCAACTGATCTTGATGATAGATGTGAAGTCTGATGCTATTACCACGCTGAATGCAATCATTGAGAGTTTAAAAAAATATCCCAAAATAATAGAGCATCCTGAAATTAAAATTGTTGTTTCTGGAAATAGACCAGACGCTGAAAACTATAGAAACTATCCGGAATTTATATTCTTTGATCATCAAAAAATCACACACAATTTGAGCGATGAGAATTGGGAGAGGGTTGCTATGGTTAGTACAAGTTTTAAGCAGTATTCTCACTGGAATGGTAAAGGAAGGCTTACCCATGAAGATTTAGAAAATGTTACACGTGTAGTAGCGCAAGCAAAGAGTTTAGGAAAGACTTTTAGGTTTTGGGCAACGCCAGATTCAAAGACAGCTTGGCGAACCTTTGTAGATTTAGGGGTAGACGTGATCAATACCGATGCTATTTATGAGTGTTCTAAATATGTTCGCAGTCTAGATTCTCGGATTCATAAAGCTACTATTTTTTCAGAGGTTTATAGTCCAAATTTCAAATCTGACAATAGAGATAAGCCTGTAAAAAATATTATTTTGATGATTGGTGATGGCACGGGTTTATCACAAATTTCAGCGGCTGTTTTAGCGAATAAAGGGGAACTTACCTTAACACAATTAAAAAGTATGGGCTTCGTGAAAACGCAAGCTGCTGATGATTTTACGACGGACTCTGCAGCAGGTGCTACTGCTATGGCCACGGGAATAAAAACAAACAATAGAGCAATAGGTACAGATAGTAAGGGTGAACCAATCCCTAATATCATAGAAATTCTTTCTAAAAAAGGATATAAAACGGGAATAATTACTACTGATGAAATTACAGGTGCTACTCCGTCTTCTTTCTATGCCCACCAAATAGATAGGTCAGAGACCTTGGCTATTGCAAAAGACCTGATTTCTAGTCCATTAAACTTTTTCGCTGGTGGTGGAAAATCTACTTTCCATACGTTACCAATAGCTTCAATTTTTTCTATAATTAATCAATTGAATGAGTTAAGTAATCAGAAAGTGGCAAAAGTTGGCTTTTTTCTCTCGGAAAACGGAGTGCCTTCAATGAGCAACGGAAGAGGGAATCTACTCGCAGAAACAACCAAGCAAGGAATCTCTTTTTTATCAAAAGATGATGCCCCATTTTTCTTATTAGTAGAAGGAGCTCAAATAGATAGTTTTGGTCACTATAATGATATTGGAGGACTCATTTCTGAAGCAATTGATTTTGATACCGCGATTACGGAAGCTATAAAGTTTGCAGATCGTGATGGTGAAACCTTAGTGGTAATTACAGCAGACCATGAAACATCTGGCTTGAGTTTACTTGACGGAGATATGAATACCAACAAAATTGAAGCTGATTTTGCATCACATGATCATACCGGAGTTATGGTTCCTATTTTTGCTTATGGTCCAGGTTCAGGAAAATTCCAAGGAGTTTATGAGAATAGCGCATTGTTTACAAAAATTCTTAATGCTATAAATAAATAA
- a CDS encoding RagB/SusD family nutrient uptake outer membrane protein: MKNRFKELFIFTIAIAGLGLANSCSEDFTEVSPLGSTSYANFWKTEQDAQEAVNSMYDYMSDQEMFSRGFFWYINASDDMVTGRIKAAADNIKDFNITGGEGSYTSTCYPNSYKVIRRANDVILNVPTMEISETLKNQYLGEAYFMRAFSYFWVAHTYGDNGPNGGVPIVTELNMNDDAGSYTRPASVIENYQQIEDDLKMAVDLLPVFTSYSADNYGRPHKDAALAYIAKTNLYWAQYDNSRYAEVVKFADAVANSGSGRALIDTDHPEKDFRELHSHLNNWGSEYIWSVDSSVDGGSILTGVMLENKGWGKYNGWGYYTPSEGLYNEFEDDDVRRGVTILNFGDDFTFFGEERRYQSENSNSGFQFNKYMYEFQFENPVGTYLNTNGDNPSTVYNVPLMRYAEVLLMKAEALIADGKNGDVPLNLVRERAGLAPKSNATMEDLKHERRVELAGEFANRHFDLVRWGDAEEAYSKPIYGRIYTDRSNPDSPYTSEVVWPARNFDPSYMQVWPIPTTVIQSSGIAPNQGW, translated from the coding sequence ATGAAAAATAGATTTAAAGAATTATTCATATTTACGATAGCTATTGCAGGTCTTGGTTTAGCTAATTCTTGTTCTGAAGATTTCACAGAAGTTTCTCCCTTAGGAAGTACCTCATATGCAAATTTCTGGAAGACAGAGCAAGATGCGCAAGAAGCAGTAAATAGTATGTACGATTACATGAGCGATCAAGAAATGTTTTCAAGAGGTTTCTTTTGGTACATCAACGCGTCAGATGATATGGTTACCGGCCGCATAAAAGCAGCTGCAGACAATATCAAAGATTTTAATATTACGGGAGGAGAAGGGAGTTATACTTCTACATGCTATCCAAACAGTTATAAGGTAATTAGAAGAGCTAATGATGTGATTTTAAATGTTCCAACTATGGAAATTAGCGAGACTTTAAAAAATCAGTATTTGGGGGAAGCTTATTTTATGCGTGCGTTTAGTTATTTCTGGGTAGCACATACGTATGGAGATAACGGACCTAATGGGGGTGTTCCAATTGTTACAGAACTTAATATGAATGATGATGCTGGAAGCTATACAAGACCAGCCAGTGTAATAGAAAACTACCAGCAGATAGAAGATGATTTAAAAATGGCAGTAGATCTTTTACCTGTTTTTACTTCCTATAGTGCAGATAACTATGGGCGACCTCATAAAGATGCAGCGCTAGCTTACATTGCTAAAACCAATTTATACTGGGCACAATATGATAACAGTAGATATGCAGAGGTCGTTAAATTTGCAGATGCTGTGGCAAATTCAGGCTCAGGGAGAGCTTTAATAGATACAGATCATCCAGAAAAGGATTTCCGCGAATTGCATAGTCATTTGAATAATTGGGGGAGCGAATATATTTGGTCTGTAGATTCAAGCGTAGATGGAGGTAGTATCTTAACGGGTGTTATGCTAGAAAACAAAGGTTGGGGAAAGTACAATGGTTGGGGGTATTATACGCCTTCTGAAGGATTGTATAATGAATTTGAAGATGATGATGTCAGAAGAGGGGTTACTATTTTAAATTTTGGAGACGACTTTACTTTTTTCGGTGAGGAAAGGAGATATCAATCAGAAAATTCAAATTCAGGTTTTCAATTTAATAAATACATGTATGAGTTTCAATTTGAAAATCCTGTTGGAACTTATTTAAATACTAATGGTGATAATCCATCTACTGTATACAACGTGCCACTGATGCGTTATGCCGAGGTTTTATTAATGAAGGCTGAAGCACTTATTGCAGATGGCAAGAATGGTGATGTGCCTTTAAATTTGGTGCGAGAAAGAGCAGGTTTGGCTCCAAAAAGTAATGCTACAATGGAAGATCTGAAGCATGAGCGCCGTGTAGAGTTAGCAGGTGAGTTTGCGAATAGACATTTTGACTTAGTACGTTGGGGAGACGCGGAAGAAGCTTATAGTAAACCTATTTATGGAAGAATTTATACGGATAGATCTAATCCAGACTCTCCGTATACATCGGAAGTGGTATGGCCGGCAAGAAATTTTGACCCTTCATACATGCAGGTATGGCCAATTCCTACTACGGTAATTCAATCTTCTGGTATAGCTCCAAATCAAGGTTGGTAG
- a CDS encoding TonB-dependent receptor: MKKMYLILFLVLGSMFYSYAQVTVTGNVTDHEGVPIPGASILAKQQGGGGTAADFDGNFTLQLTNENGTLIVSSIGYAQKEILYNGNQILSIVLNEQASALDEVVLIGYGSTKKGDLTSAISTVSNVESIASRPVANLTDFLQGNVAGVTVLQQGGDPSQSGSAVIRGLGSFASEQPLTVVDGVPYYGPAINPNDIASVSILKDAAAAAIYGAQAASGVIVIQTKKGKIGKPRIAVDFYSGIQEATNLPTPLTAQEQAATYNLAADNGGSPRQSAHDAQQNPYGQVNRTNWIDAIFRPAKIVNTNINMSGATEKMNYLTSFGYTKKEGLLQGTSSERFNFRVKSDMDLSDKISIGENVYFSRTEALGTNTDNPYSGTIINAIYMPSSAPTYYEDGSFAGVAPENLSQFAGAYGDVYNPLALLIRPTVTAPTNFINANVYAKYKIVNGLSFKTSYAYSYTQSDSKRFQPSVPELGRSNPNNYLNQNTSTTNRWVWDNQIAYKQSFGNHNLDITAIYSAQHTDYESLAVQGEGFSNEEPFNQYLSNASVIRNPGTGVYEDALTSAIGRVMYNFKNRYFISGAIRRDRTSRLAVNNQVDNFPSATLGWRLSDESFFNVPAVNDLKFRASWGQIGNINSVGYYSFDVPLNSTTVILGENAAQDYKGAYVGKQSNPNLNWEISESIDLGMDASLFNNSLSLTFDYFQKTTKGMILPGLEDLNQGTSAADVNGGEVQNSGYEIAASYSNALGDVNFTINANASILDNELINLEGYNKSGINFIAHDDDVRQVLRPFRSEVGRSLYAMYLVPQLGIFQNQAEIDAHTKEGTLIQPNAVPGDFKFADSNDDGKIDDEDKVFYDSYQPDVTYNFGLNLNYKNFDVNMLFQGVAGVDVFNGYKFTTYNASLTGYNLDNRVLGAWSPSNTDSDIPRISTKDDNKNFGTTSSYYLEDASYLRMKNITLGYTLDASIMNTIAKGSSLRIYLSAENIFTITKYSGLDPEVGGKGLDVAKYPLSRTITAGLSLSL; the protein is encoded by the coding sequence ATGAAAAAAATGTACTTAATTTTATTTCTTGTTTTAGGAAGCATGTTTTATTCCTATGCACAAGTAACTGTAACAGGTAATGTAACGGATCATGAAGGGGTGCCAATTCCTGGAGCTTCAATTTTAGCGAAACAGCAAGGAGGGGGTGGGACAGCAGCCGATTTTGACGGAAATTTCACTTTGCAGTTAACAAATGAGAATGGAACTTTAATAGTATCATCAATTGGTTATGCTCAGAAAGAAATTTTATATAATGGTAACCAAATACTTAGCATTGTTTTAAATGAGCAAGCAAGTGCTTTAGATGAAGTGGTACTTATTGGGTATGGTTCCACTAAAAAGGGCGATTTAACCTCGGCAATTTCAACGGTAAGTAATGTAGAAAGTATTGCTTCTAGACCCGTAGCGAATTTAACAGATTTCTTACAAGGTAATGTTGCAGGGGTTACCGTACTTCAACAAGGTGGTGATCCCTCACAAAGTGGAAGCGCAGTAATTAGAGGATTGGGCTCTTTCGCCAGTGAGCAACCCTTAACGGTTGTAGATGGTGTTCCATATTACGGTCCAGCGATCAATCCTAATGACATTGCATCGGTATCTATTCTAAAAGATGCAGCTGCCGCTGCAATTTATGGTGCACAAGCAGCATCAGGAGTCATCGTAATTCAGACTAAAAAAGGAAAAATCGGGAAGCCAAGAATCGCTGTTGATTTTTATAGTGGAATTCAGGAAGCTACAAATTTACCGACACCTTTAACGGCTCAAGAACAAGCGGCAACTTACAATCTAGCAGCAGATAATGGTGGTTCTCCAAGACAATCTGCTCACGATGCACAACAAAATCCTTACGGACAGGTAAATCGTACGAATTGGATAGATGCAATTTTTAGACCAGCTAAAATAGTAAACACCAACATTAACATGAGTGGCGCTACGGAGAAAATGAATTATTTAACTTCTTTTGGATATACTAAGAAAGAGGGCTTACTACAAGGGACTAGTTCAGAGCGTTTTAATTTTAGAGTGAAATCGGACATGGATTTATCTGATAAAATAAGTATTGGAGAAAATGTATATTTCTCTAGAACAGAAGCGTTAGGTACAAATACAGATAACCCATATTCTGGTACCATTATCAATGCTATTTATATGCCTTCATCGGCACCTACCTATTATGAAGATGGTAGTTTTGCAGGAGTTGCTCCAGAGAATCTTTCGCAATTTGCAGGGGCTTATGGAGATGTTTATAATCCTTTAGCTTTATTGATACGTCCAACAGTGACAGCACCAACCAATTTTATTAATGCCAATGTGTATGCCAAATATAAAATAGTAAACGGTTTATCTTTTAAAACCAGTTATGCGTATAGCTATACACAATCAGACTCTAAAAGGTTTCAGCCTAGTGTTCCTGAATTGGGCAGGTCTAATCCAAATAACTACCTAAATCAGAATACATCCACTACAAACCGTTGGGTATGGGACAATCAAATAGCCTACAAACAATCTTTTGGAAATCATAACCTTGATATTACAGCCATTTATTCTGCTCAGCATACGGATTATGAGTCTTTAGCTGTACAAGGGGAAGGGTTTAGTAATGAAGAACCGTTTAATCAATACCTATCAAATGCGTCTGTTATTCGTAATCCTGGAACTGGAGTTTATGAAGATGCACTTACTTCTGCTATTGGTAGAGTAATGTATAATTTTAAAAATAGATACTTTATCTCAGGAGCTATCCGTAGAGACAGAACTTCGCGTTTAGCGGTAAACAACCAAGTAGATAATTTTCCTTCAGCTACTTTAGGTTGGCGTTTGAGTGATGAGTCTTTCTTCAATGTTCCAGCGGTAAATGATTTAAAGTTTAGAGCTTCTTGGGGGCAAATAGGGAATATTAATTCTGTAGGATATTATTCTTTTGATGTACCCTTAAATAGTACAACGGTTATTTTAGGAGAAAACGCAGCCCAAGATTATAAAGGGGCTTATGTAGGGAAGCAATCTAATCCTAATTTAAACTGGGAAATTTCTGAGTCTATAGATTTAGGTATGGATGCATCTTTATTTAACAACAGCTTGAGCTTAACTTTTGATTACTTCCAAAAAACCACAAAAGGAATGATTTTACCGGGTTTAGAAGATTTAAATCAAGGAACGAGTGCGGCAGATGTAAATGGTGGAGAAGTACAAAATTCAGGGTATGAAATTGCAGCAAGCTATTCTAATGCTCTTGGCGATGTAAACTTTACGATAAATGCAAATGCTAGCATCTTAGACAATGAGTTAATAAACTTAGAGGGATATAATAAAAGCGGAATCAATTTTATTGCACATGATGATGATGTTCGTCAAGTATTAAGACCATTCCGTTCCGAAGTAGGAAGATCATTATATGCCATGTATTTAGTTCCACAATTGGGAATATTTCAAAATCAAGCAGAGATTGATGCACATACAAAAGAGGGCACTTTGATTCAGCCAAATGCGGTACCCGGAGATTTTAAATTTGCAGACAGTAATGATGATGGCAAGATAGACGATGAGGATAAAGTTTTTTATGATAGCTATCAACCAGATGTTACGTATAATTTTGGTTTAAACTTAAACTACAAAAATTTTGATGTTAATATGCTCTTCCAAGGTGTTGCTGGTGTAGATGTATTCAATGGATATAAGTTTACCACTTACAATGCTTCGTTAACAGGGTATAATTTAGACAATCGTGTTTTAGGAGCTTGGTCTCCATCAAACACAGATTCTGATATACCAAGAATTTCTACAAAAGATGACAATAAGAATTTTGGTACAACGTCTAGCTACTATTTAGAAGATGCTTCTTATTTGAGAATGAAAAACATCACGTTAGGGTACACTTTAGACGCTAGTATAATGAATACAATAGCAAAAGGTTCTTCTTTACGCATCTACTTATCCGCAGAAAACATTTTTACAATTACGAAGTATTCAGGATTAGATCCAGAAGTAGGAGGTAAGGGATTAGATGTTGCCAAATACCCACTTTCTAGAACAATCACTGCTGGTTTATCACTATCTCTTTAA